One genomic region from Methanobrevibacter olleyae encodes:
- a CDS encoding potassium channel family protein: protein MPSVKDILIEMKDMSELMVDLAYSAVLFNNKAAADEVITLENRLNSMNYEIKKQSLVAARSLEDAEKLTTLLEIAEAAESMGNAAKDLADLTLKGFEPHPVFKMVMEESEKNIVRFKVYENSVLVNNSLGELLLLNRTGMRIISIRRGDSWIYGPDKNTVILAGDVLIAKGSETGTEIIEKLADGEINLEDLGNIEEFIDDD from the coding sequence ATGCCAAGTGTTAAAGATATTTTAATTGAAATGAAAGATATGTCGGAATTAATGGTTGATTTAGCTTATTCTGCTGTTTTATTTAATAATAAAGCTGCAGCAGATGAAGTAATTACTCTTGAAAATAGACTTAACAGTATGAACTATGAAATTAAAAAGCAATCTCTTGTAGCTGCTCGTTCACTTGAAGATGCAGAAAAATTAACTACTTTACTTGAAATTGCAGAAGCTGCTGAATCTATGGGAAATGCAGCAAAGGATTTAGCTGACTTGACTTTAAAAGGATTTGAACCACACCCTGTTTTTAAAATGGTAATGGAAGAATCAGAAAAGAATATCGTTCGCTTTAAAGTTTATGAAAATTCAGTTTTAGTAAATAATTCTTTAGGAGAATTATTATTACTTAACCGTACTGGTATGAGAATTATTTCTATTAGGCGTGGAGATTCTTGGATTTATGGTCCAGATAAAAATACTGTTATCCTTGCAGGGGATGTTTTAATAGCTAAAGGATCTGAAACTGGTACTGAAATTATTGAAAAATTAGCAGATGGAGAAATTAATCTAGAAGATTTAGGAAACATTGAAGAATTTATTGATGATGATTAA
- a CDS encoding cysteine-rich small domain-containing protein — protein MINLIYIGSDIGNITLNALEAIRDSDIIMNYDNLDLTELDYFLKDKEIISTIEESDSASSDSNESIYSKLEQSYSKIELSISKSFDNNLTLICSNDSNIQAISNLLIQISSKYHDVKLKIYPGVSPIDYTASILGAPLNDFVAINLNNPIVSSTELENKINLAIENNLVLFIHNLIDKLNLINNEDKFHNFKKLKEIITNFNNELLVGIVNRDSYEICQFKDIDEGKLEENSTLIIGNKLTYQIDDYMITSSDYIVEPKFISYNMEFFEKYLNGESPKGLDYDCDYLPCHKSLEACDFCYCPFYPCADGITGGLWIKDKGVWSCQNCDWIHLEKPCQYIREGLDDILEDVDDLKNKHIELLKLRRRCLLKTLK, from the coding sequence ATGATTAATCTTATTTACATTGGGTCTGATATTGGAAACATTACTTTAAATGCATTAGAAGCTATTAGAGACTCTGATATTATAATGAATTATGATAATTTAGATTTAACTGAGTTGGATTATTTTTTAAAGGATAAAGAAATTATTTCAACTATAGAAGAAAGTGACTCAGCTTCTTCAGATTCTAATGAATCTATTTATTCTAAACTCGAGCAATCTTATTCTAAAATAGAATTATCTATTAGCAAATCTTTTGATAATAATCTAACATTAATTTGCTCTAATGATTCAAATATTCAAGCTATATCTAATCTTTTAATTCAAATCAGTTCAAAATATCATGATGTTAAATTAAAAATTTATCCAGGAGTTTCTCCAATTGATTATACAGCATCTATTTTAGGAGCTCCATTAAATGATTTTGTAGCTATTAATTTAAATAATCCAATTGTATCTTCAACAGAGCTAGAAAATAAGATTAATTTAGCTATAGAAAATAATTTAGTTTTATTTATACATAATCTAATTGACAAATTAAATCTTATCAATAATGAAGATAAGTTTCATAACTTTAAGAAATTGAAAGAAATTATAACTAATTTTAATAATGAATTATTAGTTGGAATTGTAAATAGGGATTCATATGAAATTTGCCAATTTAAAGATATTGATGAAGGAAAACTAGAAGAAAATTCAACTTTAATTATTGGAAATAAATTAACTTATCAAATTGATGATTATATGATTACTTCCTCTGATTATATAGTTGAACCAAAGTTTATTTCATACAATATGGAGTTTTTTGAAAAGTATTTAAATGGTGAAAGTCCTAAAGGTCTTGATTATGACTGTGATTATCTACCATGCCATAAATCATTAGAGGCATGTGATTTCTGTTATTGTCCTTTCTATCCATGTGCCGATGGTATAACTGGTGGGCTGTGGATTAAAGATAAAGGTGTTTGGAGCTGTCAAAACTGTGATTGGATCCATCTAGAAAAACCATGTCAATATATTAGGGAAGGACTTGATGATATACTAGAAGATGTTGATGATTTAAAAAATAAACATATTGAATTATTAAAATTAAGACGGAGATGTCTTTTAAAGACTTTAAAATAG
- a CDS encoding DNA-directed DNA polymerase II small subunit, which produces MFAEILIKFARKGIILSPEAYNIIKNSENPINLSSDIILKLKSGNYPKDIVPVDLKTLETIEGISLNIKSANKIMKQAPQDKQKTIEKKQTPQEKTEIKKPKTIEKKQTPQEDIKVKNPAYAIEHVVKIEDTAVSEDAISKYKRNLTESKVNFDKFKVLKDTSNKSYTSGEIGNLIEYFQNRYKKLSGILSKRPELRTWQKINEITDNQTDLNLIVMITEIRTTKNGHYLIEVEDETGSIPILVSKDNDELIRATKNLMKDEVIGIIAQKRQGNELAICQNIIDPGVPRMPRKEVDFATVFTSDIHIGSVTFLEEAFVKFTRWLNGDFGNEQQREMANNVKYMIVGGDIVDGIGVYPNQDKELAIKDITAQYDEAARLLGDIRSDIKIIITPGNHDASRVAEPQPAVPEKYAKSLYQLNNAEFLSNPSIVSLDGLEVLIYHGRGIDDMVMGSNDFSHERNDLVMKEFLNKRHLAPLYGERTPLASELEDHLVIDRVPDVLHTGHVHINTYKNYKGIHCINSGTFQTQTEFQKIYNIVPTPAEVPIIDVGGNYKQLKFID; this is translated from the coding sequence GTGTTTGCTGAAATTCTAATTAAATTTGCAAGGAAAGGTATAATTTTATCTCCAGAGGCATATAATATAATTAAAAACTCTGAAAATCCTATAAATTTAAGTTCAGATATTATTTTAAAGTTAAAAAGCGGAAATTACCCTAAAGATATAGTTCCAGTAGATCTAAAAACATTAGAAACTATTGAAGGTATCAGTTTAAATATAAAATCTGCAAATAAAATCATGAAACAGGCACCACAAGACAAACAAAAAACAATAGAAAAAAAACAAACACCACAAGAAAAAACAGAAATAAAAAAACCAAAAACAATAGAAAAAAAACAAACACCACAAGAAGATATAAAAGTTAAAAATCCTGCTTATGCTATTGAGCATGTAGTTAAAATTGAAGATACAGCTGTTTCAGAAGATGCTATATCAAAATACAAACGTAATTTAACTGAATCTAAAGTTAATTTTGATAAATTTAAAGTGCTTAAAGATACAAGTAATAAATCTTATACAAGTGGAGAAATTGGAAACTTAATAGAATATTTCCAAAATAGATATAAAAAATTATCTGGAATCCTATCTAAAAGACCGGAACTTAGAACTTGGCAGAAAATCAATGAAATCACTGATAATCAAACTGATTTAAACTTAATTGTAATGATTACAGAAATCAGAACCACAAAAAATGGCCATTATTTAATTGAAGTAGAAGATGAAACCGGTTCTATACCTATTCTTGTAAGTAAAGATAATGATGAATTAATTAGAGCTACTAAAAACCTTATGAAAGATGAGGTTATTGGAATAATTGCTCAAAAAAGACAGGGAAATGAACTTGCAATATGTCAAAACATTATAGATCCTGGTGTTCCAAGAATGCCTAGAAAAGAAGTTGACTTTGCTACAGTATTTACATCAGATATTCATATTGGCAGTGTAACATTCCTAGAAGAGGCATTTGTTAAATTTACTAGATGGTTAAATGGTGATTTTGGTAATGAACAACAAAGAGAAATGGCTAATAATGTTAAATATATGATTGTTGGCGGAGACATCGTAGATGGTATTGGTGTTTATCCAAATCAAGATAAAGAATTAGCTATTAAAGATATTACAGCTCAATATGATGAAGCTGCTCGCTTGCTTGGTGATATTAGAAGTGATATTAAAATCATCATCACTCCTGGAAACCACGATGCATCAAGAGTTGCAGAGCCTCAACCTGCAGTACCTGAAAAATATGCTAAATCATTATATCAATTAAATAATGCAGAGTTCCTATCTAATCCAAGTATAGTAAGTCTAGATGGTTTAGAAGTATTAATTTACCATGGAAGAGGTATAGATGATATGGTAATGGGTTCTAATGACTTTTCACATGAACGTAACGACCTTGTTATGAAAGAGTTTTTAAATAAAAGGCATTTGGCTCCATTATACGGTGAAAGGACTCCTCTTGCTTCAGAACTTGAAGATCATTTAGTTATTGATAGAGTTCCAGATGTTTTACACACAGGACATGTTCATATTAATACTTATAAAAATTATAAGGGAATTCATTGTATTAACTCTGGTACTTTCCAGACCCAAACAGAGTTCCAGAAAATTTATAATATTGTACCAACTCCTGCAGAGGTTCCTATCATTGATGTAGGTGGCAATTATAAACAATTGAAATTTATAGATTAA
- a CDS encoding class II aldolase/adducin family protein — protein sequence MEKEIVKSLVEMSAYVFERGLVSGKAGNLSGRFKGESGDIVAITPTLKSLADLSEEDIVLVDENGKNLTKGKPSSELAMHLAIYREKPDVFGIVHTHSPYATGFSFSNKKIKRLEGFGAIKSKYLKEIEYFKPGSVELAEHAAEALKTEDAIVLKNHGVIATGETVKEAATLVEFVEEIAKTQFVSHLLNSIE from the coding sequence ATGGAAAAAGAAATTGTAAAATCCCTTGTAGAAATGTCAGCTTATGTATTTGAAAGAGGATTAGTTTCAGGTAAAGCTGGAAATCTTAGTGGAAGATTTAAAGGTGAATCTGGTGATATAGTAGCTATTACTCCAACACTTAAATCACTTGCTGATTTGTCTGAGGAAGATATTGTTTTAGTTGATGAAAATGGTAAAAATTTAACAAAGGGAAAGCCCTCTTCTGAACTAGCTATGCATTTAGCTATCTATAGGGAAAAGCCAGATGTTTTTGGAATTGTACACACTCACTCACCTTATGCAACTGGATTTTCATTTTCAAATAAAAAAATCAAGCGTCTTGAAGGTTTTGGAGCTATAAAGTCTAAATATTTAAAAGAGATTGAATATTTTAAACCAGGTAGTGTAGAATTAGCTGAACATGCTGCAGAAGCTTTAAAGACCGAAGATGCAATTGTTTTAAAAAATCATGGTGTTATAGCAACTGGAGAAACTGTAAAAGAAGCAGCTACACTAGTTGAATTTGTTGAAGAAATAGCTAAAACACAATTTGTAAGTCATCTTTTAAATTCTATTGAATAG
- the tsaA gene encoding tRNA (N6-threonylcarbamoyladenosine(37)-N6)-methyltransferase TrmO codes for MKIEFDNIGTIHSPFKELEGMPIQPTGAKGIKGTIYLKDEYKAGLKDIDGFSHLILIYHLHKTKGNAIEVKPFMDNNTRGVFATRSPKRPNNIGMSTVKLDKVEEGILHISNVDILDGTPLLDIKPYVPQLFQDTLVDDIKIGWFETKHQKAKNQKADDRFFK; via the coding sequence ATGAAAATTGAATTTGATAATATTGGAACAATTCATTCCCCATTTAAAGAACTTGAGGGTATGCCTATTCAACCAACTGGTGCAAAAGGCATTAAAGGAACAATATATCTTAAAGATGAATATAAAGCAGGATTAAAAGATATTGATGGTTTTTCACATCTCATATTAATATATCACTTACATAAAACAAAGGGAAATGCTATTGAAGTAAAACCATTTATGGATAATAATACACGTGGTGTCTTTGCAACAAGATCTCCTAAAAGGCCTAATAACATTGGAATGAGTACTGTAAAATTAGATAAAGTAGAGGAGGGTATTTTACATATTTCTAATGTAGATATTCTTGATGGAACTCCACTTCTTGATATTAAACCATATGTTCCACAGTTATTCCAAGACACTTTAGTAGATGACATTAAAATAGGATGGTTTGAAACTAAACACCAAAAAGCTAAAAATCAGAAAGCAGATGATAGATTTTTTAAATAA
- a CDS encoding UPF0147 family protein translates to MTNGTFEEVSEILKHIMENPSVPRNIRRAADESFATLNDESEDVTVRASAVILKLDEISNDPNIPVHARTLIWEILSKLEAGSA, encoded by the coding sequence ATGACTAATGGAACTTTTGAAGAAGTATCTGAAATTTTAAAACATATTATGGAAAATCCAAGTGTACCACGTAATATCAGAAGAGCTGCAGATGAATCTTTTGCTACTTTAAATGATGAAAGTGAAGATGTTACTGTTAGAGCTAGTGCTGTTATTTTGAAATTAGATGAAATTAGTAATGATCCTAATATCCCAGTTCATGCAAGAACCTTAATTTGGGAAATTTTGTCTAAATTAGAAGCTGGTTCAGCTTAA
- a CDS encoding cobalamin biosynthesis protein, protein MISEIYSNSIYMLLTTLLFAIAIDLLIAEFPVEIHPVVWIGNLINFFKKYFININNKLSGLLISISIILTSSLIVLVPLLLIKHLLYLNDGMIYLFKIIAVLLLSSTFSVKLLLDSASNLRKDLKNNNLNKARKSLSYLVSRKTNELSKEHIISAVIETLTENIPDSYVSTIFYYSIVGIIASLLGLNDFNVIILAILAALIHRAVDTMDSMLGYKSDELYNIGYIPAILDDALNYIPARISGILIVISSGILGLNWRGANFIMRRDARNCDSPNSGYTMATVAGALNIQLEKEGVYTLGDNIHPLKVECIDKAVDITRFTIFLTTIFFFFVFMDLILLKI, encoded by the coding sequence ATGATAAGTGAAATTTATTCAAATTCAATTTATATGTTACTTACAACTTTATTATTTGCAATAGCAATTGATTTGTTAATAGCTGAATTTCCAGTTGAGATACATCCTGTTGTATGGATTGGAAATTTAATAAACTTTTTTAAAAAGTATTTTATCAATATAAACAATAAATTATCTGGGCTTTTAATATCAATATCTATAATATTAACTTCATCTTTAATTGTTTTAGTGCCATTGTTATTAATAAAGCATTTATTATACCTTAATGATGGAATGATTTATTTATTTAAGATTATTGCTGTTTTATTATTATCTTCTACATTTTCTGTAAAATTATTGTTAGATTCAGCTAGCAATCTTAGAAAAGACTTAAAAAATAATAATTTAAATAAGGCACGTAAATCTCTTAGTTATTTAGTAAGTAGAAAAACTAATGAATTAAGCAAAGAACACATTATATCTGCAGTTATTGAAACGTTAACTGAGAATATACCTGATTCTTATGTTTCTACAATATTTTATTATTCAATAGTTGGTATAATAGCAAGTCTTTTAGGATTGAATGACTTTAATGTTATTATCCTTGCAATACTTGCAGCATTAATCCACAGAGCAGTTGATACTATGGATTCTATGCTTGGATATAAAAGTGATGAACTTTATAATATTGGCTATATACCTGCTATTTTAGATGATGCCTTAAATTATATACCTGCAAGAATATCTGGAATATTGATAGTTATTTCTTCTGGAATTTTAGGCCTTAATTGGAGAGGAGCTAATTTTATTATGAGAAGAGATGCTAGAAATTGTGATAGTCCTAATTCAGGTTATACAATGGCAACTGTAGCAGGTGCATTAAATATTCAACTTGAAAAAGAAGGAGTTTATACTTTAGGTGATAATATTCATCCATTAAAGGTAGAATGTATCGATAAAGCGGTTGATATAACCAGGTTTACTATATTTTTAACTACAATCTTTTTCTTTTTCGTATTTATGGATTTGATTCTTCTAAAGATTTAA
- a CDS encoding DUF2299 domain-containing protein, translated as MAIDEEKIRTWLMEEDIIREKIYDENANFHYIINFPNDNAMDIIQPKTKEDVLLIGCATEVSKEEQNIIKNSSKSTNQEFIWKIRFTLNEMLLDFKLEHPNDELKSFIITEDIFEDGLTKHLLIKSIKKVFKGKLECIWILGKTYGSNQLKNISDEEFQL; from the coding sequence ATGGCAATAGATGAAGAAAAAATTAGAACCTGGTTAATGGAAGAAGATATTATCCGTGAGAAGATTTATGATGAAAATGCTAATTTCCATTATATAATCAATTTTCCAAATGATAATGCAATGGATATCATTCAGCCTAAAACAAAGGAAGATGTTCTTTTAATAGGTTGTGCTACAGAAGTCTCAAAAGAGGAACAGAATATCATTAAAAACAGCTCTAAAAGCACCAATCAAGAATTCATCTGGAAGATAAGATTTACATTAAACGAAATGCTACTTGATTTTAAGCTGGAACATCCGAATGATGAGCTAAAGAGTTTCATTATAACAGAAGATATCTTTGAAGATGGGCTAACAAAACACCTACTTATTAAATCTATTAAAAAGGTATTTAAAGGAAAGTTAGAATGCATTTGGATTCTTGGTAAAACATATGGATCTAATCAACTAAAGAATATATCTGATGAAGAATTTCAATTATAA
- a CDS encoding Cdc6/Cdc18 family protein codes for MSDNIFEGLDEYLPVDDTIFKDKKPLDHRFLPENLPHRKNQITAIARYWVEALKGTTPSNITIYGKTGTGKTAAAKFAKEQLIDASKDKPVFIRVEYVRCTDFNTEYQVLTHLCQRLGRDVPSRGWTKGEIVNAFRDILRRNAFGRNLILIVILDEVDILLEKDGDGLLYTLTRTDNIAILSISNYLNFKQFIKPRVASSLMDKEIVFPPYDAEQLADILEERSELAFFEDTLEDSVIPLCSAMAAKEEGDARYALDLLESAGDIAIDNGFDKVLGKFVREAKDVIEYNKVKDVVITLPTQQQRVLAAILKLTQEGEEITSGKLFESYKEISKGDAVTYRRIFDFVNELEMLGIISTNTVSKGRAKGRTNIISLQIDTDLLEENLYNLL; via the coding sequence ATGAGTGATAATATATTTGAGGGGCTTGATGAATACTTACCAGTTGATGATACTATTTTTAAAGATAAAAAACCTTTAGATCATCGTTTTTTACCTGAAAATTTACCACACAGAAAAAATCAAATTACTGCAATTGCAAGATATTGGGTAGAAGCTTTAAAAGGTACCACTCCCTCTAATATAACAATCTATGGAAAAACAGGAACTGGTAAAACAGCAGCAGCTAAATTTGCAAAAGAACAATTAATTGATGCTTCTAAAGATAAGCCTGTTTTTATTAGAGTAGAATATGTTAGATGTACTGATTTTAATACAGAATATCAAGTACTTACTCATTTATGTCAAAGATTAGGTAGAGATGTTCCAAGTCGTGGTTGGACTAAAGGTGAGATTGTTAATGCATTTAGAGATATCTTAAGAAGAAATGCATTTGGGCGAAACTTAATTTTAATTGTTATTTTAGATGAGGTTGATATTCTTCTTGAAAAGGATGGGGATGGTTTATTATACACTCTTACAAGAACTGACAATATTGCTATTTTATCAATTAGCAATTATCTTAACTTTAAACAGTTTATTAAACCAAGAGTTGCAAGTAGCTTAATGGATAAAGAAATAGTATTTCCACCTTATGATGCAGAACAGTTAGCTGATATTTTAGAGGAAAGATCTGAACTTGCATTTTTTGAAGATACCCTTGAAGATAGTGTTATTCCATTATGTTCAGCTATGGCTGCAAAAGAAGAAGGAGATGCAAGATATGCACTTGATTTATTAGAAAGTGCAGGTGATATAGCTATTGATAATGGTTTTGATAAAGTTTTAGGTAAATTTGTACGTGAAGCTAAAGATGTTATTGAGTATAATAAGGTTAAAGATGTTGTTATTACATTACCTACTCAACAACAAAGAGTCCTTGCAGCTATCTTAAAATTAACTCAAGAAGGTGAAGAGATAACTTCTGGTAAGTTATTCGAATCCTATAAGGAGATTTCTAAGGGGGATGCTGTAACTTATAGAAGAATCTTTGACTTTGTTAATGAGTTAGAGATGTTAGGTATTATTTCTACTAATACTGTATCTAAAGGTAGAGCTAAAGGAAGAACTAATATTATTAGTTTACAAATAGATACAGATTTATTAGAAGAGAATTTGTATAATCTTTTATAA
- the pyrB gene encoding aspartate carbamoyltransferase, producing the protein MFGHENLISLKDFEKEEIEFILDEASKLEDVAKSKEKSRELAGKILGLLFYEPSTRTRLSFESSMKRLGGECIELGNAANSSVAKGESIADTAKMFESYCDAIVIRHDLEGVSRFLSDIVDVPIINAGDGAGQHPTQTLLDLYTIKKHFGKIDGLNIALLGDLKYGRTVHSLACALGMYDVKMTFVSPEQLKMPKETLHDLGNNNIKYKETNNLKDVIDYVDVLYVTRIQKERFPDLEEYEQTKGAYSINKDLLEGKDLIVMHPLPRIDEIAYDVDDTKYNKYFEQAANALPIRMAILKNLITHRYE; encoded by the coding sequence ATTTTTGGCCATGAAAATCTTATCTCATTAAAAGATTTTGAAAAAGAAGAAATAGAATTTATCTTAGATGAAGCAAGTAAACTTGAAGATGTAGCTAAATCAAAAGAAAAATCTAGAGAGCTTGCAGGTAAAATCTTAGGACTTTTATTCTATGAACCTTCTACAAGAACAAGATTATCCTTTGAAAGCTCTATGAAAAGACTTGGAGGAGAATGTATTGAGCTTGGAAATGCAGCAAATAGTTCAGTAGCAAAAGGTGAAAGTATTGCAGATACAGCAAAGATGTTTGAATCTTATTGTGATGCTATTGTAATAAGACATGACCTTGAAGGAGTATCACGTTTTTTATCAGATATTGTAGATGTGCCAATTATTAATGCAGGAGACGGTGCAGGCCAACACCCAACTCAAACATTACTTGACCTTTATACTATTAAAAAACACTTTGGAAAAATAGATGGATTAAATATTGCACTTCTTGGAGATTTAAAATACGGCCGTACTGTACATTCACTAGCATGTGCCTTAGGTATGTATGATGTAAAAATGACCTTTGTCTCACCAGAACAGCTTAAAATGCCTAAAGAAACATTACACGATTTAGGAAATAATAATATTAAGTATAAGGAAACTAATAACTTAAAAGATGTTATTGATTATGTTGATGTTTTATACGTTACAAGAATTCAAAAAGAAAGATTCCCAGATTTAGAAGAATATGAACAAACTAAAGGTGCTTATTCAATCAATAAAGATTTACTTGAAGGTAAGGATTTAATTGTTATGCACCCACTTCCAAGAATAGATGAAATTGCATATGATGTTGATGATACTAAGTACAATAAATACTTTGAACAAGCAGCTAATGCATTACCTATTAGAATGGCTATTTTAAAGAACTTAATTACCCATAGATATGAGTAG
- a CDS encoding fumarylacetoacetate hydrolase family protein, with amino-acid sequence MKFLRFKNRENSLNNNQKIKTGYLDEDNKVVELKGDILDYFNRDIKTILDNILESHSLEDIEIQAPTDPSKIVCIGLNYKDHAKELNLDLSNSPVIFIKPSTTINKNDSVIIYPKMSKQVDYEGELAVVIGKETKQVSLEEADNYIFGYTIINDVTARDFTLSDGQWTRGKSCDGFAPIGPFIETELDPLNQKIITKVNGELKQNSNTSMMIFSPQEIISYISQTMTLNPGDIIATGTPPGVGEMKEDSIVEVTIENIGTLKNYLIKEE; translated from the coding sequence ATGAAATTTTTAAGATTTAAAAACAGGGAAAATAGTCTAAATAACAATCAAAAAATTAAAACAGGGTATTTAGATGAAGATAATAAAGTAGTTGAGCTAAAAGGAGATATTTTAGACTATTTTAACAGAGACATTAAAACAATTTTAGATAATATATTAGAATCTCATAGCTTAGAAGATATTGAAATACAAGCTCCAACTGATCCATCAAAGATAGTCTGTATTGGTCTAAATTACAAAGACCATGCTAAAGAACTAAATTTAGACCTATCAAATAGTCCTGTAATATTTATAAAACCATCTACAACAATTAATAAAAATGATTCAGTGATAATTTATCCAAAAATGTCAAAACAAGTTGATTATGAAGGAGAGCTTGCAGTTGTTATTGGAAAAGAAACTAAACAGGTCAGCTTAGAGGAAGCAGATAACTACATCTTTGGATACACAATCATCAATGACGTAACTGCAAGAGATTTTACATTAAGTGATGGTCAATGGACAAGAGGAAAGAGTTGTGATGGCTTTGCACCAATTGGTCCTTTTATAGAAACAGAACTAGACCCATTAAATCAAAAAATAATTACAAAAGTTAATGGAGAGCTAAAACAAAACTCAAATACATCTATGATGATCTTCTCACCACAAGAAATTATATCTTATATAAGTCAAACAATGACTTTAAATCCGGGAGATATAATAGCTACAGGAACCCCTCCAGGTGTTGGAGAAATGAAAGAAGATTCAATTGTAGAAGTTACAATAGAAAATATTGGAACATTAAAAAATTATTTAATAAAAGAAGAATAA
- the hisG gene encoding ATP phosphoribosyltransferase → MKLKIAVPSKGRISDPAVKILEKAGLGLKDASNRKLFSETYNKDINVMFARAADIPEFIDEGICDMGITGYDLIEENDADVEILLDLQFGQTKLVLASPDDSPIKSKEDLKDGMTIATEFPKLTKEYLESDNLDIKIVKLTGSTEIAPFIGIADAITDLTSTGTTLNMNHLKIVDTILESSIKLIANKESYKEKKNLVEAVSTSIQGVLEAGRKKLVMMNVAKKDLCEVQKVMPAMSGPTVSEVLSKEETMAVQAVVDENEVFELVNKLRNAGARDILVVPIERIIQ, encoded by the coding sequence ATGAAACTTAAAATTGCAGTACCATCAAAAGGTAGAATTAGTGATCCTGCAGTAAAAATATTAGAAAAAGCAGGGCTTGGTCTTAAAGATGCCTCAAATAGAAAATTATTCTCAGAAACTTATAATAAAGATATAAATGTGATGTTTGCACGTGCAGCAGACATACCAGAATTTATAGATGAAGGAATCTGTGACATGGGAATTACAGGTTATGACCTTATAGAGGAAAATGATGCAGATGTTGAAATACTTCTTGATTTACAGTTTGGTCAAACTAAGCTCGTACTTGCTTCACCAGATGACAGTCCAATAAAAAGCAAAGAAGACTTAAAAGATGGTATGACAATAGCTACAGAATTCCCTAAGCTTACAAAAGAATATCTTGAATCAGATAATTTAGATATAAAAATTGTAAAATTAACAGGATCAACTGAAATAGCTCCATTTATTGGAATAGCAGATGCTATAACAGACCTAACAAGTACTGGTACAACATTAAATATGAATCATTTAAAAATAGTTGATACTATACTTGAAAGTTCAATTAAATTAATAGCAAATAAAGAGTCATATAAAGAAAAAAAGAACCTTGTAGAAGCTGTAAGTACAAGTATTCAAGGTGTACTTGAAGCAGGGCGAAAAAAATTAGTTATGATGAATGTAGCAAAAAAAGACCTATGTGAAGTTCAAAAAGTTATGCCTGCAATGAGTGGACCAACTGTATCTGAAGTTTTATCAAAAGAAGAAACTATGGCCGTTCAAGCAGTAGTAGATGAAAACGAGGTATTTGAACTTGTAAATAAACTCAGAAATGCTGGAGCTCGTGATATTTTAGTAGTTCCAATAGAAAGAATAATCCAATAA
- a CDS encoding histone family protein, translated as MSIPVAPIGRIIKEAGAERVSEDAKKELNAYVEAQATEIAKKAIKFAELAKRKTIKAEDIELAIKEL; from the coding sequence ATGAGTATTCCTGTAGCTCCTATCGGAAGAATTATTAAAGAAGCTGGTGCTGAAAGAGTAAGTGAAGATGCTAAAAAAGAATTAAATGCTTATGTTGAAGCACAAGCTACAGAAATTGCTAAAAAAGCTATCAAATTCGCAGAATTAGCAAAAAGAAAAACCATTAAAGCTGAAGACATTGAATTAGCTATTAAAG